The window GCTTCGAGTTCCGCGAGTTCGTCGTCAAGCTCCACCGTGCACAACATCGCGTCCTCCTGCGCCAGTGACTCTCACCCCTAAGAGAGCCGGGCAGGACACGCGAAATACATGCCGGATGGTTCTTTCTGACCGATCCGGCCGATTCTCCTGATTCGGTAGCGGAGTGCTCTCAGTCGGTCACTGGGGGATATCCAGGCGGTAGAGATCGTGGGTGCGCATCACCCGGATGACCTTTTCGGCATAGTGCGGGTCGGTGGCGTACCGCTTGGCGACCTCGGTGATGAAGGCGTCCGGGTCGGCGGCGAGCGGCAGCGCGGCGGCGTAATACGGGCTGGTCGAAAGGTGTCTGCCGTAGTCGCGGAACGAGTCGGTCATCGACGCGTAGACCCGGAACTCGCCGACGGCGGGGTGGCAGTCCGGGGTGCACTCGGTCGTCGGGTGCTCGACGCAGCCGACCGCGATCGGCCCCGGCACGCCGGGGGCCTTGCATTTGTAGCCGAAGTAATTGCGGGCCTTCGTGGCCAGCGGGCTGCGGCCCCACCCGGATTCGACGATGGACTGCGCCGCCGTCACCGACGCGGGGATCGCGAATTCCGCGGCCACCGCCCGGGCGGCGGGCATCGCGGCGGCCAGGTACTGCTCGTCGGTGGCGTCCTCGGCTGCCGCGGGCACGGACCACAGTGCCAGCAGGGCCAAGGCGAGAACTGTGGCTCGCATGCCAAGAAGCGTCAGCGCGGTGCGCCGGACGTGCAACCGCGCGTCACTCGAACGAGTGGGTCTTGACATCCGCGCGCGCTCGCGCCAGCCTGGAGAAGTAACTGTTACCGGTCGTAACAGATAACGGCGACGTGGCCGTGAGAGGTGGACACCGATGGCTCGTGCTCTCGAACCCAAGGAATCCGACCAGGTCGGAGCCCGGCTGCTCGAAGCGTCCGTCCGCAACAGCTACGACCCGCACCTCGACATCGACTGGGACGCGCCGCTGGCCGTGGGCAAGGCGTACATGCCGTTCGAGCGGGTCTCCCTCTACGGCACCGACCTGTGGCGCGGGCTCGGCGAGGAGCAGCGGATCGAGCTGTCGAAGCACGAGATCGCCAGCATCGCGGGCGTCGGGCTGTGGTTCGAGATCATCCTGATGCAGCTGCTCGTGCGCTACGCCTACGACCTCGACCCGACGAGCCCGCACGCGCAGTACGCGCTGACCGAGATCGGCG is drawn from Actinokineospora alba and contains these coding sequences:
- a CDS encoding glucosaminidase domain-containing protein — its product is MRATVLALALLALWSVPAAAEDATDEQYLAAAMPAARAVAAEFAIPASVTAAQSIVESGWGRSPLATKARNYFGYKCKAPGVPGPIAVGCVEHPTTECTPDCHPAVGEFRVYASMTDSFRDYGRHLSTSPYYAAALPLAADPDAFITEVAKRYATDPHYAEKVIRVMRTHDLYRLDIPQ